Sequence from the Thermocaproicibacter melissae genome:
GTAAACTTCGCCCCGCCGATGCGGTTCGCGTAGCGACCGACAAGAGCTCCCTGCAAATCGCTGCCCGTTGCGTATTCTTCAAGGGTATCGTGGCCGAGAACGACGTTCTCCATTTTGCCGTTCCGGTCAGGCACAAACAGCCTAGCAATCCGGCATCCATAGGTAAGGAGTTCCGCCGTCATGCCGTTCGTATTTTTCAGGGTGCAGCACTCCACCTTGGTTCCGTCGGCCAGTGTTCCGAATGTTCTAACTTCAATTCCCATTTTCATACCCGCTTTCTGTAATTGATATTTTTATTCACCCAGCAATGCAGCTCCCAAAATTCCTGCATCATTGCCGAGCTTTGCACGGCAAATAACCGTCTGTTTGGACGAATATTTGGAATAAACCTCTTTGGCAACCTGTTCTTTCAGGGGAACCATTAGAGGATCACCCTCATGGCTTATGCCACCGCCGATGCAGAGAATATCCGGCTGAAATATGTTAATTATGTTAATGACACCGCACGCAAGGTAATATATGTAATCATCCACAACAGCTTTTGCTGTCGCGTCACCCTCGCGCATTGCCTGGAAGGCCGTGCGGCCATCCACGTTGTTCAAGTCACCGTGCGCAACCGTCCACAGCGCAGAAGAACGATCCTTTTCCATTGCTTCGCGCGTTGAGCGAATCAAACCTGTGGCGGAAGCATAAGCTTCCCAGCAGCCGCGTCGCCCGCAGGTACATGGACGCCCTTTTGCTTCAATGACAGTATGTCCCAACTCTCCGCCTGCAAAATTGCTGCCTGTAAGGATTTTATCGTCGATGATGACTCCGCCACCGATACCGGTGCCCAGCGTAATCGCGACCCCAATCTTGGCACCTTTCAGTGCGCCGGCTTTATATTCGCCGAACGCCGCAGCGTTTGCGTCATTTTCAAGAATCACTTTCTTGTTGAGTTTTTCTTCCAGAAGGTTTTGAAGCGGAAGGTGTTTAAATTTCAAATTGTTGGCATATTCAATGACACCCGTCTCACGATTGACCGTGCCCGGGCTTCCGACGCCAATATAAGGAATATCATTTAATGTGAGGCCGGCTTTTTCCAGCGTTTCTTTTACGGAGCCGGCAAGCTGCTCGCAAATTTCTTCATTCGAGCATGGAATATGAGTTTTGCGGCTTGTTTTGGCAATCAATTGATAAGACTCATCTGCAACGCCAGCCGCAATGTTCGTTCCGCCCAAATCAACACCCAAATAATACATGAAACCGTCCCTCATTTCCTATTCGTTAAATCCTAGTATATCATTCGTGATGGGCAGTGTAAACAAGGGAAAAGGAAAGTATTTCTTGAATGTATCAACATTTTTCCTAATATTATGGTACAATATCGACAGAACTTTGTTATTGAGGAATATGAGGAATATAAAATGACATACGAAATGCTCCCTGAAACAATGAAGAATGAATTCACAAAGTCCTACTGGCAAGATTTGCGTTCTCACAAAGCGACACTTATAATGAAACGCATTTTTGATATTGTGGTTTCATTTGTCGCGCTTGTTGTTCTCTCTCCATTTTTTCTGCTGCTTGCCATTGCGGTGAAAATCGACTCGCCGGGCCCAGTTTTTTACAAACAGGAGCGCGTCGGGCGCTACAACAAAAATTTCAAGATTTATAAATTCCGCACGATGGTGAAAGATGCGGACAAAATCGGGCTTCCGCTGACAACCGGAAAAGACCCACGCATTACACGGGTCGGTTCTTTCATCCGCAAACTGCGCCTTGACGAATTTTCACAGCTTCTAAACGTGCTCGGCGGCAGCATGAGTCTCGTAGGGCCTCGGCCTGAAGTACGGCGCTATGTAGATGCCTACACGCCGGAATATATGGCAACGCTTCTCATCCGGCCCGGAATTACGGCACCCTCCAGCATTGCGTTCAAAGACGAGGACAAGCTTCTGAACGAGGGCGGCGACCCGGAAAAAATCTATGTAGAAAAGATTCTTCCCCAGAAAATGAAAATGAACCTTGAGTACATGCGCAAAATTTCGGTTTGGAATGATCTGCGCATCATATTTCAAACCATAGCCGCTGTTTTTTAAGCAATATTTTACTCCCCCCGCTCATAGAATTAAACGAAACAGCGGGGGGATGGGTCTTGTCAGTGAAAAAGCTATTGCTGCGGAAGACCATTTCTATTTTGGTACTTGGGGCAATTATTCTTTCGATGTCCCTACTGACAACCAGCGGAACAACTATGGTCGCCACGCCGACGGCAGCTTCCGGAACGTCTTCGTCATCCGGAGAGAAAAAATTCATTAAATATGTCGAATTTAATGTTCCGTATCTCGCACTGAAAAAGGCAATGAACCTTGACATTGAAGCACATAAACAAGGAAAAGACCTCAGCTGGATTACGATTCTCGCATATCTCGGTGCGAAGTACGGCGGTGACTTTTCCCGTTACAAAAGCGCCGACATCGACGCATTCTTGAAGCAGCTCGAGACGAAAAGTGTAGAAGAGATTACTTCCGGCATGAAATATTACAACTACTACCACGAAGCGTATTCCGCCGTGCTCGGAGGTATGCTTGGGAAATACATCGAAAACGGCCAGGAAAAATACGGACTAATTGCGTACTCTCCGATCGCGAAGGGTTTTCCCTATACCGGTTATGACGATTTCGGGGCACGGCGGACTTACGGCTACACACGCCCGCACCTCGGCCACGACATGATGGCGGCAACGGGGACGCCCGTCATAGCGGTAGAATCCGGCATTGTGGAGGCGCTCGGATGGAACCAGTACGGCGGATGGAGAATCGGAATCCGCAGCTTTGACTCAAAGCGCTACTATTACTATGCGCATCTGCGCCAGAACAGGCCCTATGCTGCCAACCTTGCGCTCGGGAAAATCGTGAAAGCAGGCGACGTCATCGGTTATGTAGGCCGTACCGGATACAGTACCCACGAAAACGTGAACAACATTAAGGTCAGCCATCTTCACTTTGGGCTTCAGCTGATTTTTGACGAAAGCCAGAAAGAATGTGACAATGAGATTTGGATTGACGTCTACGCGCTGACAAAGCTTCTCCGGCAGCACCAGAGCGAAGTCGTGCGGAATAATGAAACAAAAGAATATACCCGTGCTTCTGACATTATTATTGAATCCGACACTGCAAAGTTTCATTGATTTTACACAGCGGCTATGATATAATTATCATACTTGCCGCTGTGGTGAAATTGGCAGACACAAGGGACTTAAAATCCCTCGGTAGCGATACCGTACCGGTTCGAGTCCGGTCAGCGGCACCAGCAAAAATCCCTATGAATGCTGAAAAAATGGCATTCATAGGGATTTTGCTTTATCAGGAAATCCGCTGAAATTGATTCAAAAAGGCGTAATAACGGGCGTACTAGGGCAATAACAATTCTTTCCGTTAATTTCACCCGTTTTGACTGCCGGGTTCCGACTGTGCACGGTGTCCACCCTTTACAATTATCTGGCAGCTCTCCATCACAGACAAGGCAGCCTCGTGCTTCTCCGGGCTAACACCCGCGCAACAGTCCGCATCCACATAAATTGGCAGTTCCGGCATGGCAGCTTTGAGCATTAGAGCATTGGAAACCACGCAAATATCCGTGCATAATCCTACTATTTCTATTGAATCCAGATTTTTTTGATCATAGATTTTTTTCAAATCTGCCATAAGGCGAGTGCTGCCAAAACAGCTTTTTTCATAAACCTTGGCCTTCCGTTCCTGCCGGAGCTGTTCCAATTCGGCCGGGAAACGCCAGCCGTCCGTTCCGGCTATGCAATGAGGAACAGGCAACATTCTCCCCTCCTGCGTTTTTAGGTACTCTTCCGTGTGGGTATCCTGTGTCAGATAGATATCGCCTTCAAATTCTCTTACCTTCTTCAGAAGGCGCGGCAGCATGAGGCGTGCCTCCTCAGTCCCCAAAGCACCGGTAATAAAATCATTTTGCACATCGACTACAACCAGACATTTCATGTTAGGTAACCCCCATTCCTGTTTTTACTAAAAAGAATTATATCACATCCATCTCAATACAATTTGATTTTAATTAAGGATATTGGTAAAATAAGCAAAATTAATGCTTCTTTTGGCAATGCAATTCAACTGCGGGGGTAACAGTGTTGGAAAAGCGGAAATATGGAATGGACTTCTTTTCTCTCAAAACAGAACAGAATTCATTTTGTCCTTCAGCGGTGCATTTGCAGTTTCCATTTTCATCATTTTATCGCTTGCCAAAGCTTTGGTACATGAAAATACATACTAGAAAATACCCCCTGATGTAGTTCTATTTTTCTACATCAGGGGGTATTTTCTATTGTCCTTTTTGC
This genomic interval carries:
- a CDS encoding cysteine hydrolase family protein; its protein translation is MKCLVVVDVQNDFITGALGTEEARLMLPRLLKKVREFEGDIYLTQDTHTEEYLKTQEGRMLPVPHCIAGTDGWRFPAELEQLRQERKAKVYEKSCFGSTRLMADLKKIYDQKNLDSIEIVGLCTDICVVSNALMLKAAMPELPIYVDADCCAGVSPEKHEAALSVMESCQIIVKGGHRAQSEPGSQNG
- a CDS encoding ROK family protein, producing MYYLGVDLGGTNIAAGVADESYQLIAKTSRKTHIPCSNEEICEQLAGSVKETLEKAGLTLNDIPYIGVGSPGTVNRETGVIEYANNLKFKHLPLQNLLEEKLNKKVILENDANAAAFGEYKAGALKGAKIGVAITLGTGIGGGVIIDDKILTGSNFAGGELGHTVIEAKGRPCTCGRRGCWEAYASATGLIRSTREAMEKDRSSALWTVAHGDLNNVDGRTAFQAMREGDATAKAVVDDYIYYLACGVINIINIFQPDILCIGGGISHEGDPLMVPLKEQVAKEVYSKYSSKQTVICRAKLGNDAGILGAALLGE
- a CDS encoding sugar transferase, which gives rise to MTYEMLPETMKNEFTKSYWQDLRSHKATLIMKRIFDIVVSFVALVVLSPFFLLLAIAVKIDSPGPVFYKQERVGRYNKNFKIYKFRTMVKDADKIGLPLTTGKDPRITRVGSFIRKLRLDEFSQLLNVLGGSMSLVGPRPEVRRYVDAYTPEYMATLLIRPGITAPSSIAFKDEDKLLNEGGDPEKIYVEKILPQKMKMNLEYMRKISVWNDLRIIFQTIAAVF
- a CDS encoding M23 family metallopeptidase — encoded protein: MKKLLLRKTISILVLGAIILSMSLLTTSGTTMVATPTAASGTSSSSGEKKFIKYVEFNVPYLALKKAMNLDIEAHKQGKDLSWITILAYLGAKYGGDFSRYKSADIDAFLKQLETKSVEEITSGMKYYNYYHEAYSAVLGGMLGKYIENGQEKYGLIAYSPIAKGFPYTGYDDFGARRTYGYTRPHLGHDMMAATGTPVIAVESGIVEALGWNQYGGWRIGIRSFDSKRYYYYAHLRQNRPYAANLALGKIVKAGDVIGYVGRTGYSTHENVNNIKVSHLHFGLQLIFDESQKECDNEIWIDVYALTKLLRQHQSEVVRNNETKEYTRASDIIIESDTAKFH